The Magnolia sinica isolate HGM2019 chromosome 9, MsV1, whole genome shotgun sequence genome contains a region encoding:
- the LOC131255370 gene encoding 4-coumarate--CoA ligase 1-like, with protein sequence MILLENSPEFVFSFMGVSIIGLVTTATKPFYTVAKIYKKFSSFATKLVSTQSQYVIKLRDVVSIPGSSVSDMVVQCNESTALRPALSRSGIDVPALGFAFLREIPRVLTSLNADLNQFGPFSDEFPLSALEPALTLSEFCF encoded by the exons ATGATCCTCCTCGAAAACTCGCCCGAATTCGTCTTCTCCTTCATGGGCGTGTCCATCATTGGGCTTGTGACGACCGCAACCAAACCCTTCTACACGGTTGCAAAGATCTACAAAAAGTTCTCGAGCTTTGCTACGAAGCTCGTTAGCACCCAATCTCAATACGTCATTAAGCTGCGGGACGTCGTCAGCATTCCCGGATCGTCCGTGTCTGATATGGTGGTGCAGTGCAATGAAAGCACTGCACTACGACCTGCATT ATCCCGCTCCGGAATCGATGTTCCAGCTCTCGGATTTGCTTTTCTGAGAG AGATTCCTCGCGTTTTGACATCTTTAAATGCGGATCTGAACCAGTTTGGACCATTTTCTGACGAATTTCCGCTTTCAGCTCTGGAACCAGCTCTTACGCTCTCAGAATTTTGTTTCTGA